The following are from one region of the Arachis duranensis cultivar V14167 chromosome 10, aradu.V14167.gnm2.J7QH, whole genome shotgun sequence genome:
- the LOC107471951 gene encoding quinolinate phosphoribosyltransferase [decarboxylating] 1a yields the protein MAMNSRLSCLPQAFHITRSSKPFLSFSVKLQGQSEVRRVVKMSATETTNSRISYESFAIKPPSHPTYDLKGIIKLALAEDAGDRGDITCMATIPFDMEVEAYFLAKEDGIIAGIALAEMIFYEVDPSLKVEWSKKDGDDIHKGVQFGKVHGRAHNIVVAERVVLNFMQRMSGIATLTKAMADAAYPAYMLETRKTAPCLRLLDKWAVLIGGGRNHRMGLFDMVMIKDNHISAAGGVSNALEAVDLYLEQRNLKVEVEVETRTLEEVKEVLHYASQTNTSLTRIMLDNMVLPLPNGDVDISMLKEAVQLVNGKFETEASGNVTLDTVHKIGQSGVTYISSGSLTHSVKALDISLKIDTELALKVGRRTGRA from the exons ATGGCTATGAACTCCAGATTGAGTTGCTTGCCACAAGCTTTTCACATCACAAGGTCTTCTAAGCCTTTCCTCAG CTTCTCAGTTAAACTCCAAGGACAATCAGAAGTCAG GAGGGTTGTGAAAATGTCTGCTACAGAAACCACAAACTCTAGGATATCGTATGAGTCCTTTGCAATAAAGCCTCCTTCACACCCAACGTATGATTTGAAGGGCATTATCAAGTTAGCCCTTGCAGAAGATGCCGGAGATCGAG GTGATATAACGTGCATGGCCACCATTCCATTTGACATGGAGGTTGAAGCTTATTTTTTGGCAAAGGAGGATGGCATCATCGCAGGGATCGCACTTGCAGAGATGATATTTTATGAAGTTGATCCTTCCTTGAAG GTGGAGTGGTCTAAAAAGGATGGCGATGATATACATAAAGGTGTACAGTTCGGAAAAGTTCATG GACGGGCACATAACATTGTTGTGGCCGAGAGGGTAGTGCTAAACTTTATGCAGAGGATGAGTGGCATTGCAACTTTAACAAAG GCAATGGCTGATGCAGCATACCCTGCATATATGTTGGAGACTAGAAAAACTGCTCCATGTTTACGTTTATTGGATAAGTGGGCG GTATTAATTGGTGGAGGTCGGAATCATAGGATGGGTTTGTTCGATATGGTGATGATAAAAGATAATCATATATCAGCAGCTGGAGGTGTTTCAAATGCCCTTGAAGCTGTTGACCTGTATTTAGAGCAAAGAAACCTAAAAGTGGAGGTTGAG GTTGAGACCAGAACTCTTGAGGAAGTTAAAGAAGTATTACATTATGCTTCCCAAACGAACACCTCTTTGACCCGGATAATGTTGGATAATATGGTTTTACCTCTACCGAACGGGGATGTGGACATATCAATGCTGAAAGAAGCTGTGCAGTTAGTCAATGGAAAATTTGAGACTGAG GCATCAGGCAATGTTACTCTTGATACCGTACATAAAATCGGACAAAGTGGAGTAACCTACATTTCCAG CGGTTCGCTGACTCATTCTGTGAAGGCACTTGACATCTCCCTCAAGATTGATACCGAATTGGCACTCAAAGTCGGAAGGCGTACCGGACGAGCCTGA
- the LOC107472034 gene encoding uncharacterized protein At1g66480, producing the protein MGNSLGGKKTTKVMKIDGETFKIKAPVRASEVLKNHPTGLVLLESEAVKHYGVRAKPLEANQELQPKRLYFLVELPKESSVAPRRVRSGVINMSARDRLESLALSRRSASDLTIMKQTKIISQPQPQSQPQSQLQPLRLKLRLPKAEVEKLIKESKDEVEAGERIMGLCIGNGDINKNKNIDEIIEENDEEVMMLDHHVRWKVARNRVGDNPKTRQQKRVSFMPISEARTPLAVAS; encoded by the exons ATGGGAAATAGCTTGGGTGGGAAGAAAACCACAAAGGTGATGAAAATTGATGGGGAAACCTTCAAGATCAAGGCACCGGTGAGAGCAAGTGAAGTTCTTAAGAACCACCCTACGGGTCTCGTTCTTCTTGAGTCAGAGGCAGTGAAACATTACGGCGTAAGGGCGAAGCCTTTGGAAGCAAACCAAGAATTACAGCCGAAAAGACTGTATTTCTTGGTCGAACTTCCAAAGGAGTCCTCAGTAGCACCTAGAAGGGTGCGCTCTGGAGTCATCAACATGAGTGCAAGGGACAGGCTAGAAAGCCTAGCTCTTTCTAGAAGGTCTGCTTCTGATCTCACGATCATGAAACAGACCAAAATAATATCACAGCCACAGCCACAGTCACAGCCACAATCACAATTGCAGCCTTTGAGGCTAAAGCTGAGGCTCCCAAAGGCAGAGGTGGAGAAGCTTATCAAAGAGAGCAAAGATGAGGTAGAAGCAGGAGAGAGGATCATGGGTTTGTGCATTGGCAATGGTGAcatcaacaagaacaaaaacataGATGAGATTATTGAGGAAAATGATGAGGAAGTGATGATGTTGGACCACCATGTTCGTTGGAAGGTTGCAAGAAACAGAGTTGGTGACAATCCAAAGACACGTCAGCAG AAAAGAGTGAGTTTCATGCCAATCAGTGAAGCAAGGACTCCACTAGCAGTGGCTTCATAG